In Altererythrobacter rubellus, the following are encoded in one genomic region:
- a CDS encoding GNAT family N-acetyltransferase — protein sequence MTGRDWTLRLARPDDAESMPAIERAAAEKFRGVRDLINVDFDDVWEPDELRPLIRKGHCLVAHVGEEMAGFLVNQPFSRELHIWEMDVHPDYQGRGIGAGLIRACQIDAHNAGFKAVTLTTFRDVPWNGPFYARLGFEEVTALDAHPRLASELALEVDNGLPADRRCAMIHFLG from the coding sequence ATGACCGGCCGCGATTGGACGTTGCGTTTGGCGCGGCCAGACGATGCGGAGTCTATGCCAGCGATTGAGCGTGCTGCGGCAGAAAAGTTTCGTGGAGTTCGCGACTTAATCAATGTTGATTTTGACGATGTTTGGGAACCAGACGAACTGCGACCACTGATCCGCAAGGGACACTGCCTGGTCGCGCATGTCGGCGAAGAAATGGCGGGTTTCCTCGTTAATCAACCCTTCAGCCGAGAGCTGCACATCTGGGAAATGGATGTGCATCCGGATTATCAGGGGCGCGGGATTGGCGCAGGCCTAATCCGTGCGTGCCAGATCGATGCGCACAATGCAGGGTTCAAAGCGGTTACGCTGACCACGTTTCGCGATGTACCCTGGAACGGGCCATTCTATGCGCGGCTAGGGTTCGAAGAAGTCACTGCGCTTGATGCGCACCCGAGGCTAGCAAGCGAGCTTGCGCTGGAGGTCGACAACGGTCTGCCCGCTGATCGCCGCTGCGCCATGATCCATTTCCTTGGCTAA
- a CDS encoding fatty acid desaturase family protein, translating into MEKALNPSTAPRAERARATRAQFIESDDKDMLRAARDLTKDLGEAKPGIYWPDMILSAGIGYGTLAAAILADSVTTAIAFGIISALALYRALMFIHELTHIHRNALPGFRAAWNLMVGIPMLVPSFMYEGVHTLHHKRTQYGTVEDPEYLPLALMKPWSLPAFVLVALLAPIGLLLRFAALLPLGVVIRPLRKMVWEQASALMINPEFRRKPAEGNLAKRVRWQEIGGFVWAWTLIGSISVLGWQPLLIALCVASLTAVINQLRTLVAHLWENDGEPMTVTAQFLDSVNVPPPGLAAEIWAPVGLRYHALHHLMPSMPYHDLPEAHRRLRKELGDNSTYDGANHSGMIELVGRIARSTMGVGRAP; encoded by the coding sequence ATGGAAAAAGCCCTCAACCCTTCCACCGCCCCGCGAGCTGAAAGAGCTAGGGCGACGCGCGCGCAATTCATCGAAAGCGATGACAAGGATATGCTGCGCGCTGCACGCGACCTCACAAAGGATTTAGGCGAAGCGAAACCGGGCATCTATTGGCCTGACATGATCCTGTCGGCCGGCATCGGATACGGAACCTTGGCGGCTGCGATCCTCGCCGATTCAGTTACCACCGCGATTGCATTCGGTATTATCTCGGCGCTCGCGCTTTATCGCGCGCTGATGTTTATCCATGAGTTGACGCACATTCACCGCAATGCATTGCCGGGTTTCCGTGCTGCATGGAACCTGATGGTTGGCATCCCCATGCTGGTGCCAAGCTTCATGTACGAAGGTGTGCACACACTTCATCACAAGCGTACGCAATATGGCACGGTCGAGGATCCGGAGTATCTCCCACTAGCCTTGATGAAGCCTTGGAGCTTGCCTGCTTTCGTTCTGGTTGCATTGTTGGCGCCTATTGGCTTGCTATTGCGCTTTGCGGCCTTACTTCCGCTCGGCGTTGTCATCCGGCCGTTGCGAAAGATGGTGTGGGAGCAGGCTTCGGCGCTGATGATCAACCCTGAATTTCGCCGCAAGCCAGCCGAAGGCAATTTGGCGAAGCGCGTGCGCTGGCAAGAGATAGGCGGATTTGTGTGGGCATGGACGTTGATCGGCAGCATTTCTGTGCTCGGCTGGCAACCATTGCTGATTGCACTTTGTGTTGCGTCGCTGACCGCGGTCATAAACCAGCTGAGAACTCTGGTGGCGCATCTTTGGGAAAATGATGGCGAACCGATGACAGTCACTGCGCAGTTTCTTGACAGCGTAAACGTTCCGCCACCTGGCCTGGCAGCAGAGATTTGGGCACCTGTCGGCCTTCGCTACCACGCTTTGCATCATCTTATGCCCTCTATGCCGTATCACGACCTGCCCGAGGCGCACCGCCGTTTGCGCAAGGAACTGGGCGATAATTCGACCTATGACGGGGCGAACCATAGCGGGATGATCGAGCTAGTCGGCCGTATCGCGCGAAGCACAATGGGCGTCGGCCGCGCTCCCTAA
- a CDS encoding N-acetyltransferase, with amino-acid sequence MTHSDIVIEHVRDKKGRAAFVDVGNAFSARVPNSVPQLRGEQIELITPGKNPFFGHARAQLFIAKVNGKPVGRISAHIDELALQVPKEQGFGPGTGMFGYFDADSEAVAHALLAEAEKWLLSEEMTRVLGPISMSIWEEPGLLVRGQDHPPMIMMGHHPAHYRGWIESYGFTTAKTLLTYDLPVDREFPPLIQRIVKSGERNSRITVRQVVKKRWDSEAAIILSILNDAWSGNWGFVPFTADEIAYAGKKLRPIIFEPLNMIAELDGEPVAFLLTFPDINQVLAKINGKLFPFGWFHMLRWLHFPKGSGMRVPLMGVKKELHNSRMASQLAFMMIDQIRRTADELYESKRGEVGWILDDNKGMVAIADAINSKINREYIVFGKDLI; translated from the coding sequence GTGACACACAGCGATATAGTGATCGAGCATGTGCGGGACAAGAAAGGCCGCGCTGCCTTTGTTGATGTAGGCAATGCCTTCTCCGCACGTGTTCCCAATTCTGTTCCGCAATTACGTGGCGAGCAAATCGAACTGATTACCCCAGGCAAGAACCCCTTTTTCGGCCACGCTCGGGCACAGCTCTTCATCGCCAAAGTGAATGGAAAACCTGTTGGGCGTATCTCCGCTCATATCGATGAACTGGCGCTTCAAGTTCCCAAGGAACAAGGCTTTGGTCCGGGCACAGGCATGTTCGGCTACTTTGACGCAGACAGCGAGGCGGTGGCTCATGCGCTTCTCGCTGAAGCTGAAAAATGGCTTCTTAGCGAAGAAATGACGAGGGTTCTTGGTCCAATCTCCATGTCGATATGGGAAGAACCAGGCTTGCTAGTTCGCGGGCAGGATCATCCACCCATGATCATGATGGGGCATCATCCGGCCCATTATCGTGGCTGGATTGAAAGCTACGGTTTCACGACAGCAAAGACCTTGCTGACCTATGACCTTCCGGTTGACCGCGAGTTTCCGCCATTGATCCAGCGCATAGTGAAATCGGGCGAGCGCAATAGCCGCATCACTGTCCGTCAGGTGGTGAAGAAGCGCTGGGATTCAGAAGCGGCAATCATCCTGTCGATCCTGAACGACGCATGGTCCGGCAATTGGGGATTTGTCCCGTTCACAGCCGATGAGATTGCTTACGCAGGCAAGAAGCTGCGCCCGATCATCTTTGAACCGCTCAACATGATCGCAGAGCTGGATGGCGAACCGGTTGCATTCTTGCTGACATTTCCAGACATCAATCAGGTGCTCGCCAAGATCAACGGCAAGCTATTCCCGTTTGGCTGGTTCCATATGCTTCGCTGGTTGCATTTCCCCAAAGGCTCCGGAATGCGCGTTCCCTTGATGGGCGTGAAGAAGGAGCTCCACAATTCACGCATGGCAAGCCAGCTGGCCTTTATGATGATCGATCAGATCCGCAGAACAGCGGATGAATTGTATGAATCGAAGCGCGGAGAAGTTGGCTGGATTCT